In one Myxocyprinus asiaticus isolate MX2 ecotype Aquarium Trade chromosome 1, UBuf_Myxa_2, whole genome shotgun sequence genomic region, the following are encoded:
- the bola3 gene encoding bolA-like protein 3, with protein sequence MSLLRAVRLNVKTHVLCRNIIARFASSHTDGETRITRILQEKFPHASSLKVVDISGGCGAMYEIHIESDEFRGKRTVQQHQLVNQALKDEIKAMHGLRIFTDVPGK encoded by the exons ATGTCTCTTCTCAGAGCCGTCAGACTCAACGTAAAA ACTCACGTGTTGTGTAGAAATATTATAGCGCGGTTTGCATCCAGTCATACTGATGGAGAGACACGGATCACACGAATATTACAAGAGAAGTTTCCTCACGCTTCGTCGCTCAAAGTTGTGGATATATCCG GAGGTTGTGGTGCAATGTATGAAATACACATCGAATCTGATGAATTTAGAGGAAAGAGAACAGTTCAACAGCACCAATTAGTAAACCAG GCTCTTAAAGATGAAATTAAAGCCATGCACGGTCTACGCATATTCACTGATGTTCCTGGAAAGTAA